In Benincasa hispida cultivar B227 chromosome 8, ASM972705v1, whole genome shotgun sequence, the sequence ATTGATAGAATTGAGGATACTAATAAATGGAGAAGAAAACAATATCCTGACGATAATCTGAATGGACTTGAAAGTACATCATATAATATTAGAAATGGACATGCACTTGAGGGGCCAAGAGCTTTAATTGAAGCATATGGAAGTGATAAAGGAAAGGGTTATTTAAATGACAATCCACCTCAGGCTGAACATTTTTCTATCAATGGTATAGACAACAAGGTGACTCCAGTAACATGGCAGAACACTGAAGAAGAAGAGTTTGATTGGGAAGATATGAGCCCCACATTAGCTGATAGAGGCAGAAACAATGATATGTTGAAGCCATCTGTCCCACCTTCAAGATTTGTGACAAGAACAGGATTTGAAAGATCAAATGCTATGTCTATAGAGCCTGGAATGAGAAGCAATTGGTCAAGTCAGGTTCAGCTACCTACTATTGACTCCTCCATGGTTATTGAAGATGTGGTCCAATCAACACCTGTATGTTTCCTGAACTTGTTTATTATCATTTGCTTCTGGCATTCTATTCTTGGTGTAATGTTTGTAAAGCATCTTTGTTCATGTTATGTTTTTTAAGTTTGTGACCAAGCGTTACTCTacagtttgattttttttttttggggattCCTATCATACACTAGTAGAATAAACCTGTTAGATTCCCACAGCGTGTAAAAGCTTTCTAATTGGTAATATACATCCTTTTCTTCCACTGTCCTTTCCTTTTTGCTTATTGGCATCACTTATTGAGAGACGTGTAAGACCCATATCTGTGTTCAGATTTGATAGCATGCATTGGGTTATTATTCTGTTTCTGTTGAGGAGTATGTAGTAGGATCTCTGCATTCCACTAGGTAATTATAGTATGGGTTTTCATTTTCCTATTTTCAGGATATTTGGAATATGCACAATCACATTTCTCAGACATCCCAGAACCTCATGAACAATAAAGGAGCAGGAAGAAATTTCCAGACGCCTTTGTTGGGGAGAGGCATAGCTTTGTCTGGTGGGGAGAAGATGTCTCCTTTTGCTGACAAGCTTTTGACCAATGATGCTTTACATAGGCCCACTACCATTGCTTCGAGATTGGGTTCTTCTGGTCTTGACTCTAGCATGGAGTTGCAATCAATTGTACAATCTATGGGCCCAAGGCATCCTCTGAATCTTCCTAACTCTTGCCCACCCTCTAGACCTCCAATTTTTCCTGTACCAAGACACAATAAGAGTCCATTTGAGTCTTTAAATGGTGGTAATTCTTTCATCAATCGTGCAAATAGGTCTTTTTTGCCTGAGCAGCAGATGAATAACATGAGAAATAAGGAGCTAAGTCTTACAACTAAGTTGCCACAAGTTGGCAATCAACATACTGGGCATATTCCTTTAACTCGGGGAAACCAATTGCAGGCCATCCCTTTAAAACCGCAATTTCTACCATCTCAGGACATGCAGGATAATTTGAGTGCATCAGTTGTACCTCCAGCATTACCACATTTAATGGCACCATCCTTGAGTCAAGGATACATTTCACAAGGACATCGCCCTGCTATTAGCGAGTGTTTGTCAAGTTCTGCACCTATTGGGCAATGGAATTTGCCTGTTCATAATAGCCCCAGTAACCCTTTGCATTTACAAGGGGGGCCACTGCCACCTCTTCCACCTGGGCCTCATCCTACTTCCATTCCGACGATACCTATACCTCAGAAGGCAGGATCCCTTGTTCCTGGTCAGCGACCAGGAACTGAATTTTCTGGCCTGATAAGTTCTCTCATGGCCCAGGGTTTAATCTCATTGAACAATCAACCTTCTGTACAGGTATATATCCGAGTACTGGGTAGTATCCTTCTTAATAGCTTTAGTATGggcatttaattttttatactgTTATTTCTTATCCACTAAGAGAGTTAAATGTTTAGGATTCTGTTGGGTTAGAATTCAATCCAGATGTACTCAAGGTGCGACATGAATCTGCAATAACTGCTCTATATGCTGATCTTCCTAGACAATGCATGACCTGTGGTCTTCGGTTCAAGACCCAGGAAGAGCATAGTAATCATATGGATTGGCATGTCACTAAAAATCGAATGTCAAAAAGTAGGAAGCAAAAGCCTTCTCGCAAATGGTTTGTAAGTATTAGCATGTGGCTTAGCGGTGCAGAGGCTCTGGGAACAGAGGCGGTTCCAGGATTTTTGCCTCCTGAGGTCATTGTAGAGaaaaaagatgatgaagaacTGGCCGTTCCTGCTGATGATGATCAAAAAACGTGTGCATTATGTGGGGAACCTTTTGAGGATTTTTACAGTGATGAAACAGAGGAGTGGATGTATCGGGGTGCTGTCTACATGAATGCACCTGATGGACAAACAGCCGGCATGGATAGATCTCAGTTAGGGCCCATAGTGCATGCTAAATGCAGGACAGAAACTAATGTGGTAACCTCCGAAagttttgaacaagaagaacaaGGGGTATGCTtatatcttttttgtttttttcccttaGCCCCATGTTACCTGCGCGTTCCTTTTGCCCTCTCATGTGGTTGCTTGTTAATGTATACCAGG encodes:
- the LOC120082807 gene encoding polyadenylation and cleavage factor homolog 4 isoform X1 — encoded protein: MTPFMESEKLLISRGNPRNSAYPSDRQLPTTSGRTMPNELPQKPPPSIAHRFRAQLKQRDDEFRVSGHDVVPPPTAEDIVQLYDLMLSELTFNSKPIITDLTVLADEQREHGKGIADLICARILEVPVEQKLPSLYLLDSIVKNVGQEYISYFSSRLPEVFCEAYRQVHPNLHNAMRHLFGTWATVFPPSIIRKIEAQLSQLTAQESSSLTSSRASESPRPTHGIHVNPKYLRQLEHSVVDKQIHDARGVSALKVHDKKLASGYEEYDYDHAEVLEHGGAQAFHLRSMAHDSFALGTNKANIKLAKSSPSSRIGHNRPLQSAGDELEAVRASPSQNVYDYEGSRMIDRIEDTNKWRRKQYPDDNLNGLESTSYNIRNGHALEGPRALIEAYGSDKGKGYLNDNPPQAEHFSINGIDNKVTPVTWQNTEEEEFDWEDMSPTLADRGRNNDMLKPSVPPSRFVTRTGFERSNAMSIEPGMRSNWSSQVQLPTIDSSMVIEDVVQSTPDIWNMHNHISQTSQNLMNNKGAGRNFQTPLLGRGIALSGGEKMSPFADKLLTNDALHRPTTIASRLGSSGLDSSMELQSIVQSMGPRHPLNLPNSCPPSRPPIFPVPRHNKSPFESLNGGNSFINRANRSFLPEQQMNNMRNKELSLTTKLPQVGNQHTGHIPLTRGNQLQAIPLKPQFLPSQDMQDNLSASVVPPALPHLMAPSLSQGYISQGHRPAISECLSSSAPIGQWNLPVHNSPSNPLHLQGGPLPPLPPGPHPTSIPTIPIPQKAGSLVPGQRPGTEFSGLISSLMAQGLISLNNQPSVQDSVGLEFNPDVLKVRHESAITALYADLPRQCMTCGLRFKTQEEHSNHMDWHVTKNRMSKSRKQKPSRKWFVSISMWLSGAEALGTEAVPGFLPPEVIVEKKDDEELAVPADDDQKTCALCGEPFEDFYSDETEEWMYRGAVYMNAPDGQTAGMDRSQLGPIVHAKCRTETNVVTSESFEQEEQGVCLYLFCFFPLAPCYLRVPFALSCGCLLMYTRCFLICKILCSSKLTLLIFCCRELVKRVIEENDCGASLNGFLYSRCSLYKFFPHDRLFSQ
- the LOC120082807 gene encoding polyadenylation and cleavage factor homolog 4 isoform X2, with translation MTPFMESEKLLISRGNPRNSAYPSDRQLPTTSGRTMPNELPQKPPPSIAHRFRAQLKQRDDEFRVSGHDVVPPPTAEDIVQLYDLMLSELTFNSKPIITDLTVLADEQREHGKGIADLICARILEVPVEQKLPSLYLLDSIVKNVGQEYISYFSSRLPEVFCEAYRQVHPNLHNAMRHLFGTWATVFPPSIIRKIEAQLSQLTAQESSSLTSSRASESPRPTHGIHVNPKYLRQLEHSVVDKIHDARGVSALKVHDKKLASGYEEYDYDHAEVLEHGGAQAFHLRSMAHDSFALGTNKANIKLAKSSPSSRIGHNRPLQSAGDELEAVRASPSQNVYDYEGSRMIDRIEDTNKWRRKQYPDDNLNGLESTSYNIRNGHALEGPRALIEAYGSDKGKGYLNDNPPQAEHFSINGIDNKVTPVTWQNTEEEEFDWEDMSPTLADRGRNNDMLKPSVPPSRFVTRTGFERSNAMSIEPGMRSNWSSQVQLPTIDSSMVIEDVVQSTPDIWNMHNHISQTSQNLMNNKGAGRNFQTPLLGRGIALSGGEKMSPFADKLLTNDALHRPTTIASRLGSSGLDSSMELQSIVQSMGPRHPLNLPNSCPPSRPPIFPVPRHNKSPFESLNGGNSFINRANRSFLPEQQMNNMRNKELSLTTKLPQVGNQHTGHIPLTRGNQLQAIPLKPQFLPSQDMQDNLSASVVPPALPHLMAPSLSQGYISQGHRPAISECLSSSAPIGQWNLPVHNSPSNPLHLQGGPLPPLPPGPHPTSIPTIPIPQKAGSLVPGQRPGTEFSGLISSLMAQGLISLNNQPSVQDSVGLEFNPDVLKVRHESAITALYADLPRQCMTCGLRFKTQEEHSNHMDWHVTKNRMSKSRKQKPSRKWFVSISMWLSGAEALGTEAVPGFLPPEVIVEKKDDEELAVPADDDQKTCALCGEPFEDFYSDETEEWMYRGAVYMNAPDGQTAGMDRSQLGPIVHAKCRTETNVVTSESFEQEEQGVCLYLFCFFPLAPCYLRVPFALSCGCLLMYTRCFLICKILCSSKLTLLIFCCRELVKRVIEENDCGASLNGFLYSRCSLYKFFPHDRLFSQ
- the LOC120082807 gene encoding polyadenylation and cleavage factor homolog 4 isoform X3, which gives rise to MTPFMESEKLLISRGNPRNSAYPSDRQLPTTSGRTMPNELPQKPPPSIAHRFRAQLKQRDDEFRVSGHDVVPPPTAEDIVQLYDLMLSELTFNSKPIITDLTVLADEQREHGKGIADLICARILEVPVEQKLPSLYLLDSIVKNVGQEYISYFSSRLPEVFCEAYRQVHPNLHNAMRHLFGTWATVFPPSIIRKIEAQLSQLTAQESSSLTSSRASESPRPTHGIHVNPKYLRQLEHSVVDKQIHDARGVSALKVHDKKLASGYEEYDYDHAEVLEHGGAQAFHLRSMAHDSFALGTNKANIKLAKSSPSSRIGHNRPLQSAGDELEAVRASPSQNVYDYEGSRMIDRIEDTNKWRRKQYPDDNLNGLESTSYNIRNGHALEGPRALIEAYGSDKGKGYLNDNPPQAEHFSINGIDNKVTPVTWQNTEEEEFDWEDMSPTLADRGRNNDMLKPSVPPSRFVTRTGFERSNAMSIEPGMRSNWSSQVQLPTIDSSMVIEDVVQSTPDIWNMHNHISQTSQNLMNNKGAGRNFQTPLLGRGIALSGGEKMSPFADKLLTNDALHRPTTIASRLGSSGLDSSMELQSIVQSMGPRHPLNLPNSCPPSRPPIFPVPRHNKSPFESLNGGNSFINRANRSFLPEQQMNNMRNKELSLTTKLPQVGNQHTGHIPLTRGNQLQAIPLKPQFLPSQDMQDNLSASVVPPALPHLMAPSLSQGYISQGHRPAISECLSSSAPIGQWNLPVHNSPSNPLHLQGGPLPPLPPGPHPTSIPTIPIPQKAGSLVPGQRPGTEFSGLISSLMAQGLISLNNQPSVQDSVGLEFNPDVLKVRHESAITALYADLPRQCMTCGLRFKTQEEHSNHMDWHVTKNRMSKSRKQKPSRKWFVSISMWLSGAEALGTEAVPGFLPPEVIVEKKDDEELAVPADDDQKTCALCGEPFEDFYSDETEEWMYRGAVYMNAPDGQTAGMDRSQLGPIVHAKCRTETNVVTSESFEQEEQGGVSEEGNRRKRLRS